In Streptomyces capitiformicae, one genomic interval encodes:
- the ctaC gene encoding aa3-type cytochrome oxidase subunit II, with protein MSPNGSDRSPRRPMRRKLLQALTAGLVLATATGCTWEDFPRLGMPTPTTEEAPRILSLWQGSWAAALATGVLVWGLILWSAFFHRRSRTKVEVPPQTRYNMPIEALYTVVPLIIVSVLFYFTARDESKLLDTSKKPDLTVNVVGFQWSWCFNYIENVDGSTGDAKTDENLAAIPDRFKKDFPADAGGVYTCGIPGDENPDTGNPGPTLWLPKGKTVRFVLTSRDVIHSFWVVPFLMKQDVIPGHTNAFQVTPNQEGTFLGKCAELCGVDHSRMLFNVKVVSPERYEQHLKELAEKGQTGYVPAGIEQTSHEKNRETNQL; from the coding sequence GTGAGTCCCAACGGCTCCGACCGCTCGCCGCGGCGCCCGATGCGGCGGAAGCTGCTGCAGGCATTGACCGCAGGCCTGGTCCTGGCGACCGCCACCGGTTGCACATGGGAGGACTTCCCCCGCCTTGGTATGCCCACCCCGACCACGGAAGAGGCTCCGCGGATCCTCTCCCTCTGGCAGGGGTCGTGGGCCGCCGCGCTCGCCACGGGCGTACTGGTCTGGGGCCTGATCCTGTGGAGTGCTTTCTTCCACCGGCGCAGCCGCACCAAGGTCGAAGTTCCCCCACAGACCCGGTACAACATGCCCATCGAGGCGCTGTACACGGTCGTCCCGCTGATCATCGTCTCGGTGCTCTTCTACTTCACCGCCCGCGACGAGTCGAAGCTCCTCGACACGTCGAAGAAGCCCGACCTCACGGTTAACGTGGTCGGCTTCCAGTGGAGCTGGTGCTTCAACTACATCGAGAACGTCGACGGCTCCACCGGCGACGCGAAGACCGACGAGAACCTGGCCGCCATCCCGGACCGGTTCAAGAAGGACTTCCCGGCGGACGCCGGCGGTGTGTACACCTGCGGCATCCCCGGTGACGAGAACCCGGACACCGGTAACCCCGGCCCGACCCTCTGGCTCCCCAAGGGCAAGACGGTCCGCTTCGTCCTCACCTCGCGTGACGTCATCCACTCCTTCTGGGTGGTGCCGTTCCTGATGAAGCAGGACGTCATCCCGGGCCACACCAACGCCTTCCAGGTGACCCCCAACCAGGAGGGCACCTTCCTGGGCAAGTGCGCCGAACTGTGCGGCGTGGACCACTCTCGGATGCTCTTCAACGTGAAGGTCGTCTCCCCCGAGCGCTACGAGCAGCACCTCAAGGAGCTCGCGGAGAAGGGGCAGACCGGTTACGTCCCGGCCGGCATTGAGCAGACGAGCCACGAGAAGAACCGGGAGACGAACCAACTGTGA
- a CDS encoding cysteine desulfurase/sulfurtransferase TusA family protein encodes MVYFDAASAAPLHPVARQALAASLDEGWADPARLYQEGRRARMLLDAAREAAAEAVGCRADEVVFTSSGTRAVHSGIAGVLAGRRRVGRHLIVSAVEHSSVLHSAEVFEAGGGTVTRVAVDRTGTATASSYAEALRPDTALACLQSANHEVGTEQPVAEVASVCREAGVPLLVDAAQSLGWGRVDGEWSVLTGSAHKWGGPPGVGLLVVRKGVRFAAQGPADERESGRAAGFENIPAIVAAVASLRAVRAEAAAEAVRLRELTDRIRTRVPLLVPDVEVVGHPTRRLPGVVTFSCLYVDGETLLHELDREGFSVSSGSSCTSSTLTPSHVLRAMGVLSEGNVRVSLPTGAVEEDVERFLAVLPGAVAAVREKLGAPVPADVAVVRDDVLVVDALGKRCPLPVIELAKVIGDVPVGGTVRVLSDDEAARLDIPAWCEMRGQEYVGEERAERGSAYVVRRVS; translated from the coding sequence GTGGTCTACTTCGACGCTGCTTCCGCCGCTCCTCTTCATCCCGTTGCCCGGCAGGCTCTTGCCGCCTCACTGGATGAGGGGTGGGCCGATCCCGCTCGTCTTTATCAGGAGGGGCGGCGGGCTCGGATGTTGTTGGACGCCGCTCGGGAGGCGGCGGCCGAGGCCGTGGGGTGTCGGGCGGACGAGGTGGTGTTCACGTCGTCGGGGACTCGGGCCGTGCACTCCGGGATCGCGGGGGTGTTGGCGGGGCGGCGGCGGGTGGGGCGCCACCTGATCGTGTCAGCCGTCGAACATTCCTCGGTGCTCCATTCGGCAGAGGTGTTCGAGGCGGGCGGAGGAACGGTCACGCGGGTGGCCGTGGATCGAACCGGTACGGCCACCGCGTCCTCGTACGCCGAGGCTCTCCGGCCCGACACCGCGCTCGCCTGTCTGCAGTCCGCCAACCATGAGGTGGGGACCGAACAGCCGGTCGCCGAGGTGGCGTCGGTGTGCCGGGAGGCCGGGGTGCCGTTGCTGGTGGACGCGGCGCAGTCGCTCGGGTGGGGGCGAGTGGACGGGGAATGGTCGGTTTTGACCGGCAGTGCCCATAAATGGGGTGGCCCGCCCGGAGTTGGGCTGCTCGTCGTACGCAAAGGCGTCCGGTTCGCTGCTCAAGGGCCCGCCGACGAGCGGGAGTCGGGGCGGGCCGCCGGCTTCGAGAACATCCCGGCCATCGTGGCGGCGGTCGCCTCACTGCGGGCCGTACGGGCGGAGGCGGCCGCGGAGGCCGTACGGCTACGGGAGTTGACGGATCGCATCCGGACGCGGGTGCCGTTGCTGGTGCCGGATGTGGAGGTGGTCGGGCATCCGACGCGCCGGCTGCCCGGCGTGGTCACTTTCTCGTGTCTCTATGTCGATGGGGAGACATTGCTGCACGAGCTGGATCGCGAGGGCTTCTCCGTGTCTTCGGGTTCCTCGTGCACGAGCAGCACGTTGACGCCCAGCCATGTGCTGCGGGCCATGGGAGTGCTCAGCGAGGGGAACGTGCGGGTGTCACTGCCGACCGGGGCGGTGGAGGAGGACGTCGAGCGGTTCCTGGCGGTGCTGCCGGGGGCGGTCGCGGCCGTACGGGAGAAGCTGGGGGCCCCTGTACCGGCCGACGTGGCCGTCGTACGGGACGACGTCCTCGTGGTGGACGCGCTGGGCAAGCGATGCCCGCTCCCCGTGATCGAGCTGGCGAAGGTCATCGGGGACGTACCGGTCGGGGGCACGGTCCGGGTCCTGTCCGACGACGAGGCGGCCCGCCTGGACATCCCGGCGTGGTGCGAGATGCGGGGCCAGGAGTACGTGGGGGAAGAGCGGGCGGAGAGGGGTTCGGCGTATGTGGTGCGAAGGGTGAGTTGA
- a CDS encoding carbohydrate kinase family protein, producing MRIAVSGSIATDHLMTFPGRFADQLVADQLHTVSLSFLVDQLDVRRGGVGANIAFGMGQLGTTPVLVGAAGSDFDEYRAWLDRHGVDTASVRISETLHTARFVCTTDSDHNQIGSFYTGAMSEARLIELKTVADRVGGLDLVLIGADDPEAMLRHTEECRSRGIPFAADFSQQIARMNGDEIRVLLDGATYLFSNEYEKGLIESKTGWSDAEILGKVGHRVTTLGAQGVRVERAGHDPIEVGCPDEERKADPTGVGDAFRAGFLSGLAWGVSLERAAQVGCMLATLVIETVGTQEYQLRRAHFMERFTKAYGQDAAEEVQAHLG from the coding sequence GTGCGTATCGCAGTCTCCGGCTCCATCGCCACAGACCATCTGATGACCTTCCCCGGCCGCTTCGCCGATCAACTCGTCGCGGACCAGCTGCACACGGTCTCCCTCTCCTTCCTCGTCGATCAGCTCGACGTACGCCGGGGCGGCGTCGGCGCGAACATCGCGTTCGGCATGGGGCAGCTCGGCACCACCCCGGTCCTCGTCGGCGCGGCGGGCTCGGACTTCGACGAGTACCGCGCGTGGCTCGACCGGCACGGTGTGGACACGGCCTCCGTGCGCATCTCCGAGACGTTGCACACGGCCCGCTTCGTCTGCACCACGGACTCCGACCACAACCAGATCGGCTCCTTCTACACCGGAGCCATGAGCGAGGCCCGCCTCATCGAGCTCAAGACCGTCGCCGACCGCGTCGGCGGCCTCGACCTCGTCCTCATCGGCGCGGACGACCCCGAGGCGATGCTCCGCCACACCGAGGAGTGCCGCTCCCGGGGCATCCCCTTCGCCGCCGACTTCTCCCAGCAGATCGCCCGCATGAACGGCGACGAGATCCGGGTGCTGCTGGACGGCGCCACGTACCTCTTCTCCAACGAGTACGAGAAGGGCCTCATCGAGTCCAAGACCGGCTGGTCGGACGCCGAGATCCTCGGGAAGGTCGGCCACCGGGTGACCACGCTCGGCGCGCAGGGCGTCCGCGTCGAGCGCGCCGGCCACGACCCGATCGAGGTCGGCTGCCCCGACGAGGAGCGCAAGGCCGACCCCACGGGCGTCGGCGACGCCTTCCGTGCGGGGTTCCTCTCGGGTCTCGCCTGGGGCGTCTCGCTGGAGCGGGCCGCGCAGGTCGGGTGCATGCTCGCGACGCTGGTCATCGAGACGGTCGGTACGCAGGAGTACCAGCTGCGTCGGGCGCACTTCATGGAGCGGTTCACCAAGGCGTACGGCCAGGACGCCGCCGAAGAGGTGCAGGCCCACCTCGGCTGA